From a single Desulfofundulus luciae genomic region:
- a CDS encoding glycosyltransferase family 4 protein, producing the protein MSKFKVLHVIRPARGGMKNHLLSLLSLGDKKLFEPVVACPPGNMIQEIADLGIKVVPIPLAGELSPRSDWRVLRILVDTLMAEKITIMHAHSAKAGLVARVAAKVARTPVVFMTAHNSIFYEFWPPWKKAAFAFGERLLARYTHRILTVSEALRQELLIRERLHPDRVVTIHNGIDPAPFRREVDRRAVLRSLGLPPLGRLVGTIARLAPQKGVSYFLQAAAILCRDYQVNFVVVGDGPLRMVLEEEGRALGLGGRLFFTGERRDIPQILAAMDVFVLPSITEGLPLTILEAMAAGKPVVATQVGGLPEVVVDGETGFLVPPRDPQALARALAQLLLERQKAEEMGQKGRQRVMQHFTVEAMVRKIEEEYKSALLSRGFLPARSVS; encoded by the coding sequence GTGTCCAAATTTAAGGTACTGCATGTTATTCGCCCGGCCAGGGGCGGCATGAAAAACCACCTGCTTTCCCTTTTATCACTGGGAGATAAAAAATTATTTGAGCCTGTTGTAGCCTGCCCTCCTGGAAATATGATCCAGGAAATCGCAGACCTAGGGATAAAGGTAGTTCCCATACCTCTTGCGGGTGAACTTTCTCCCCGCTCTGATTGGCGTGTTTTGCGCATCCTGGTGGATACCCTGATGGCTGAGAAAATCACCATTATGCATGCCCATAGCGCCAAAGCAGGGCTGGTGGCACGGGTGGCCGCAAAGGTGGCTCGTACTCCAGTTGTTTTCATGACGGCTCATAACTCCATTTTCTATGAATTCTGGCCGCCCTGGAAAAAAGCCGCCTTTGCCTTTGGGGAGCGGCTCCTGGCCCGCTACACCCATCGCATTTTAACCGTATCGGAAGCCCTGAGGCAAGAGCTATTGATAAGGGAAAGACTGCACCCGGACCGGGTGGTCACCATACATAACGGCATAGATCCGGCTCCCTTCCGCCGGGAGGTTGACAGGCGGGCGGTACTGCGTTCCCTTGGTCTGCCTCCCCTCGGCCGGCTGGTGGGTACCATCGCCCGCCTGGCCCCCCAAAAAGGGGTGTCTTACTTCCTTCAAGCCGCGGCCATTCTTTGCCGGGACTACCAGGTGAATTTCGTGGTCGTAGGGGATGGCCCTTTACGCATGGTCCTGGAGGAGGAGGGCAGAGCCCTGGGGCTTGGCGGACGTCTTTTTTTCACCGGGGAGCGACGGGATATCCCCCAAATCTTAGCCGCGATGGATGTTTTTGTCCTGCCTTCCATCACTGAAGGTTTACCCCTGACCATCCTTGAGGCCATGGCCGCGGGAAAACCGGTGGTAGCAACCCAGGTGGGTGGATTACCGGAAGTGGTGGTAGACGGAGAAACCGGCTTTTTGGTACCGCCCCGGGATCCCCAGGCTCTTGCCCGGGCCCTGGCCCAGTTGCTTTTGGAACGGCAGAAGGCGGAAGAAATGGGCCAGAAGGGAAGACAAAGGGTTATGCAGCACTTTACCGTGGAAGCCATGGTGCGTAAAATTGAGGAGGAGTATAAGAGTGCGCTTTTGAGCCGGGGTTTTCTACCTGCCCGGTCCGTAAGCTAA
- the speD gene encoding adenosylmethionine decarboxylase, whose translation MKHLGRHVLAEIYGCEFDILNDIEKVEEIMVNAALEAGAEVRECVFHKFSPQGVSGVVVISESHLAIHTWPELGYAAVDVFTCGEKVDPWDACNYLTSQFRAKHMSARETKRGIFPVAEQPAEQQVAVNL comes from the coding sequence ATGAAACACTTGGGCCGCCATGTCTTGGCTGAAATTTATGGCTGCGAATTCGACATCCTCAACGACATCGAGAAAGTGGAAGAAATCATGGTCAATGCAGCCCTCGAAGCAGGAGCGGAGGTAAGGGAATGCGTGTTCCATAAATTCAGCCCGCAGGGAGTCAGCGGCGTGGTGGTTATCTCCGAATCCCACCTGGCCATTCATACCTGGCCGGAGCTGGGTTATGCAGCGGTTGATGTGTTTACCTGTGGTGAAAAGGTCGATCCCTGGGATGCATGCAACTACCTGACCAGCCAATTTCGTGCCAAGCACATGTCGGCCAGAGAAACCAAACGCGGTATCTTTCCCGTCGCTGAACAACCGGCTGAGCAACAGGTAGCTGTCAATCTTTAG
- a CDS encoding polyprenyl synthetase family protein: MFDRVLAPIKSELQQAQNILAKSHQIRAGHLGRFASLVPGSFHDIIRPALVLLSARIFAPLNSQAVALAAVIQFIYLAARIHRNVRECPGPEDPTDGYQFPVLVGDYFYSRFFTCLCNHGVVKYLKPLSRIICEMSEGGILRIKSGDGQLNADVLKQIVYKETAVLFGGGCRLAGHLAGASEREQKALDRLGTSFGMAVGLSEYAQETNGYLGEALLALTGLPPGESRDILEQLILLFQKQNAGLAVQVG, encoded by the coding sequence ATGTTCGACCGGGTACTCGCCCCCATTAAATCAGAACTTCAGCAAGCGCAAAACATACTGGCCAAATCCCATCAGATCCGGGCCGGGCACCTCGGCAGGTTTGCCAGCCTGGTACCCGGCAGTTTTCATGATATCATCCGCCCCGCCCTGGTACTGTTGTCGGCCAGGATTTTTGCGCCTCTAAATTCCCAGGCCGTTGCCCTGGCAGCCGTTATACAGTTCATCTACCTGGCTGCCCGCATACACCGTAATGTCCGGGAGTGCCCCGGACCGGAGGACCCGACAGACGGTTACCAGTTTCCGGTGCTGGTTGGAGATTACTTTTATAGCCGGTTTTTTACATGCCTGTGTAACCATGGTGTGGTGAAGTACTTAAAACCCCTTTCTAGAATAATCTGTGAAATGAGTGAGGGCGGTATCCTGCGTATCAAAAGTGGAGATGGACAGCTAAATGCGGACGTGCTCAAGCAAATTGTCTACAAGGAAACGGCCGTCCTTTTTGGCGGCGGGTGCCGGCTGGCCGGCCACCTGGCCGGTGCGTCGGAACGGGAACAAAAAGCATTGGACAGGTTGGGAACAAGCTTTGGTATGGCCGTGGGGTTAAGCGAATATGCCCAGGAAACCAACGGCTACCTTGGGGAAGCCCTCCTGGCTCTAACTGGTCTTCCCCCGGGGGAAAGTCGCGATATTTTAGAACAATTAATCCTGCTATTCCAAAAACAAAACGCTGGACTGGCCGTCCAGGTAGGATAA
- a CDS encoding demethylmenaquinone methyltransferase — MVRIPSPYRSKEEYVHAIFSSIAHRYDLLNTALSFNRDKYWRRFAAAQTSLQPGGYGLDVCCGTGMLTIEQARLTGPRGRVVGLDFCENMLAKARENVKKTPFSEQIQFVQGNAVNLPFPDNTFDCATIGFALRNVPDIRKTISEMARVVRPGGKVVSLELSKPSVPIFKQLYYFYFNHLVPLLGRLGIGFDGPYSYLPNSLKDFPHQREIKELFRDVGLADARYYELTGGIVTVHVGTVV, encoded by the coding sequence ATGGTCCGCATTCCATCACCCTATCGCAGCAAAGAAGAATATGTACACGCCATCTTTTCTTCCATAGCCCACCGCTACGACCTTTTGAACACCGCCTTGAGCTTTAACCGGGACAAGTACTGGCGCCGTTTCGCCGCCGCCCAGACCAGCCTGCAGCCGGGAGGCTACGGCCTGGATGTCTGCTGCGGGACGGGGATGCTCACCATCGAGCAGGCGCGCCTGACCGGACCCCGGGGCCGGGTGGTAGGGCTGGACTTTTGTGAAAACATGCTGGCAAAGGCCAGGGAAAACGTTAAAAAAACTCCCTTTTCCGAACAAATCCAGTTTGTGCAGGGAAATGCCGTTAATTTGCCCTTCCCGGATAATACCTTTGACTGTGCCACCATTGGCTTTGCCCTGCGCAATGTACCGGATATCCGCAAAACCATCAGTGAAATGGCGCGGGTGGTCCGGCCGGGGGGCAAAGTGGTATCCCTGGAATTGTCCAAACCCAGCGTTCCCATTTTCAAGCAGCTCTATTATTTTTACTTCAACCACCTGGTACCCCTTCTAGGGCGTCTGGGAATCGGCTTCGATGGCCCGTATAGCTACCTGCCCAATTCCTTAAAGGATTTTCCCCACCAGCGGGAAATCAAAGAGCTCTTTCGTGATGTGGGCTTAGCGGATGCCCGCTACTACGAACTTACCGGTGGAATTGTTACCGTACACGTGGGTACCGTGGTTTAA
- a CDS encoding menaquinone biosynthesis decarboxylase → MAYKDLRAFLSVLERRGMLKRITTEVDVELEITEITNRVCKAGGPALLFENVRGYDMPVLTNAFGSLERMCLALEVENLDQIGEELISILQPAELPVTFLDKLKAIPKLAQLSSFIPKIVPTGPCKEVIIRNNPSLKELPVLKCWPLDGGPFITLPLVFTRDPLTGRRNVGMYRMQVFDERTTGMHWHIHKGGAEHIRNYDGPMPVAVAIGADPAVIYAATAPLPSGIDEMLFAGFLRKEPVELVRCETVDLEVPANAEIILEGYVDPRETRVEGPFGDHTGYYSLPDHYPVFHLTCITRRKNPIYTATIVGKPPMEDAYLGKATERIFLPLMRLQLPEIVDINMPFEGVFHNCVIVSIKKHYPGQAKKVMCALWGMGLMMLAKLIIVVDENVDVQNLSEVMWRVFNNVDPRRDVLMVDGPLDALDHSSPLPHYGSKMGIDATRKGPGEGHMREWPPDIEMSADIKELVDRKWESYGL, encoded by the coding sequence ATGGCTTATAAAGATTTGCGGGCCTTCCTTTCTGTACTGGAAAGGAGGGGAATGTTAAAAAGAATCACCACGGAAGTGGATGTGGAGCTGGAAATAACCGAGATTACAAACCGGGTTTGCAAAGCCGGCGGGCCGGCACTGCTTTTTGAAAATGTGCGGGGTTACGATATGCCTGTGTTGACCAATGCCTTTGGTTCTCTGGAACGGATGTGTCTGGCCCTGGAGGTAGAAAACCTGGATCAGATTGGAGAAGAATTAATTAGTATTTTGCAACCTGCCGAACTGCCCGTAACTTTTCTGGATAAGCTCAAGGCCATACCGAAGCTGGCCCAATTGTCCTCGTTTATACCCAAAATAGTGCCAACCGGTCCCTGCAAGGAAGTAATTATCCGGAACAACCCTTCCCTGAAAGAACTGCCAGTGCTCAAATGCTGGCCCCTGGATGGAGGGCCATTTATCACCCTGCCCCTGGTCTTCACCCGGGACCCTCTTACGGGACGGCGCAATGTGGGTATGTACCGCATGCAGGTTTTTGACGAACGTACCACGGGTATGCACTGGCACATCCACAAGGGAGGGGCAGAACATATACGAAACTATGATGGTCCCATGCCCGTAGCAGTGGCCATTGGTGCCGATCCGGCGGTTATTTATGCGGCGACGGCCCCTCTGCCTTCCGGAATCGATGAAATGCTCTTTGCCGGTTTTTTACGCAAAGAACCGGTGGAACTGGTCCGCTGTGAAACGGTGGACCTGGAGGTTCCCGCCAATGCCGAAATCATCCTGGAAGGTTACGTGGACCCGCGGGAGACCCGCGTGGAGGGACCCTTTGGTGACCACACGGGCTATTATTCTCTGCCGGATCATTACCCGGTTTTCCATTTGACCTGTATTACCCGGCGTAAAAACCCTATTTACACCGCGACCATTGTGGGCAAACCACCAATGGAAGACGCCTATCTCGGTAAGGCCACCGAGCGCATCTTCTTGCCCCTGATGCGGCTGCAGCTACCGGAAATTGTGGACATAAACATGCCCTTTGAGGGAGTATTTCATAACTGTGTTATTGTATCAATTAAAAAACACTACCCGGGACAGGCCAAAAAGGTAATGTGCGCCCTGTGGGGTATGGGACTGATGATGCTGGCCAAGCTGATTATTGTGGTGGATGAAAATGTGGACGTACAAAACCTTTCCGAAGTAATGTGGAGGGTATTCAATAATGTCGACCCGCGCCGGGATGTCCTGATGGTGGACGGCCCCCTGGATGCCCTGGATCATTCGTCGCCCTTACCCCATTACGGCAGTAAAATGGGCATTGACGCCACCCGGAAAGGTCCCGGCGAAGGACATATGAGGGAATGGCCCCCGGATATAGAGATGAGCGCAGACATCAAGGAACTTGTGGACAGGAAGTGGGAGAGCTATGGTTTATAG
- a CDS encoding UbiA-like polyprenyltransferase, with protein MVYRIVHKTRIILEMIKFEHTVFALPFAYVGALLVQKQIPSLHDLLWITLAMVGARTAAMSLNRLIDRHIDALNPRTANRALPRGLINVKEVWLLVILSFALLSLSAYQLSPLAFKLFPVAVAVLSFYSYTKRFSWTCHLFLGLALGLAPVGAWIAIANRFDLAPVLIGLGVLFWVAGFDIIYACDDYDFDRKYGIYSIPARFGLERALLISSFFHIVAPIFFISVAFILNLGILYLAGVLIAVVLLFKQHTLVSPNDLSRAGVAFFNLNGTLSVIMFIFTLLDVLFPLHLF; from the coding sequence ATGGTTTATAGGATAGTGCACAAGACACGCATTATCCTGGAAATGATTAAATTTGAACATACCGTTTTTGCCCTGCCCTTTGCTTATGTGGGTGCGCTCCTGGTACAAAAACAAATACCCAGCCTGCACGACCTGCTCTGGATTACCCTGGCCATGGTGGGGGCCCGCACTGCCGCAATGTCTCTCAACCGGTTAATTGACCGGCATATTGATGCGCTAAATCCCCGTACGGCCAACCGGGCGCTGCCCCGGGGATTGATTAACGTAAAGGAAGTGTGGCTTTTAGTCATCCTTTCCTTTGCCCTGTTGTCTCTGTCAGCCTACCAGTTGAGCCCTCTGGCCTTTAAGCTGTTTCCGGTTGCAGTGGCGGTCCTCTCCTTTTACTCTTATACCAAACGTTTTTCCTGGACCTGCCACCTTTTTTTGGGTCTGGCCCTGGGGCTGGCCCCGGTGGGCGCCTGGATTGCCATTGCCAATCGTTTTGATCTGGCCCCTGTACTCATCGGGTTGGGGGTTCTTTTCTGGGTGGCAGGTTTTGATATTATTTATGCCTGTGATGACTATGACTTTGACCGTAAATACGGTATTTACTCCATTCCGGCCCGTTTTGGCCTGGAACGGGCATTACTAATTTCGTCCTTTTTCCACATTGTCGCACCGATATTTTTCATCTCCGTGGCCTTTATCTTAAACCTGGGAATACTTTACCTGGCGGGTGTGCTGATTGCCGTGGTCCTTTTATTCAAACAGCATACCCTGGTTTCACCCAATGACCTTTCCCGTGCCGGAGTGGCTTTCTTCAATCTTAACGGGACTTTAAGCGTAATAATGTTTATCTTTACCCTTTTAGACGTGCTCTTTCCCCTGCACCTTTTTTAG
- the mqnE gene encoding aminofutalosine synthase MqnE: MDKFFVSEELKDIAEKVQAGERLSFEDGVRLFKSGDLLTIGYLADVIRQQKNGNRAYFIVNRHINHTNICINRCPLCAFGRDPGDRGAYTMTLDEIEARALECRGQGVSEIHIVGGLNDTLDLEYYLEMLRRVRRALPGTTIQGFTAVEVDYLARSNGLSIEKILELLKDAGLDSLPGGGAEIFAPRVRERICPRKISGDRWLEVHETAHRLGMRTNATMLYGHIETIEERVEHLIRLRELQDRTGGFLAFIPLAFHPKNTGLESLGLAGTTGYEDLKVLAVARLMLDNFDHIKAFWIMIGPKLAQVALSFGVDDLDGTVVEEKIAHDAGAETDQYMPKQKLIKMIRAAGRIPVERDTLYNVRWEGLQ, translated from the coding sequence ATGGATAAATTTTTTGTTTCTGAAGAATTAAAGGACATCGCCGAAAAAGTGCAGGCGGGAGAACGCTTAAGTTTTGAAGACGGGGTGCGTTTATTTAAATCCGGGGATCTTTTAACCATTGGTTACCTGGCCGATGTGATCCGCCAGCAGAAAAACGGCAACCGCGCGTACTTCATTGTCAACCGGCATATTAATCATACGAATATTTGTATCAATCGCTGCCCCCTATGTGCTTTCGGGCGGGATCCCGGCGACCGGGGAGCCTATACCATGACCCTTGATGAAATTGAAGCCCGGGCACTGGAATGCCGGGGGCAGGGTGTATCGGAAATTCACATTGTAGGCGGATTAAATGATACGCTGGATCTGGAATACTATCTGGAAATGCTGCGCCGGGTGCGCCGGGCCCTGCCGGGAACGACAATTCAGGGCTTTACGGCCGTAGAGGTAGATTACCTGGCCCGGAGCAACGGACTCTCCATTGAAAAAATCCTGGAACTGCTAAAAGACGCCGGACTGGACTCCTTACCAGGCGGAGGGGCGGAAATATTTGCCCCACGGGTGCGGGAGCGGATCTGCCCGCGTAAAATCAGCGGCGACCGCTGGCTGGAAGTGCACGAAACGGCCCATCGCCTGGGCATGCGGACCAACGCTACTATGCTTTACGGCCATATTGAAACCATTGAAGAACGGGTGGAACATTTAATCAGGCTGCGGGAGCTACAGGATCGCACTGGCGGTTTTCTGGCCTTTATCCCCCTGGCATTCCATCCAAAAAACACCGGGCTGGAATCCCTGGGATTGGCCGGCACTACCGGTTACGAGGATTTAAAAGTGCTGGCTGTTGCCCGCCTGATGCTGGATAACTTCGATCACATCAAAGCCTTTTGGATTATGATTGGCCCGAAACTGGCCCAGGTAGCCCTTTCCTTCGGAGTGGACGATCTGGACGGTACGGTGGTGGAGGAAAAAATTGCCCACGACGCGGGTGCTGAAACGGACCAGTACATGCCCAAGCAAAAACTAATCAAAATGATCCGGGCGGCAGGGCGAATACCGGTAGAACGGGATACCCTGTATAATGTACGCTGGGAGGGGTTGCAGTGA
- a CDS encoding menaquinone biosynthetic enzyme MqnA/MqnD family protein: protein MTRLRLGQIEYLNCLPVYHALEEGLLPLDGELIKGPPTRLNRMFFEGDLHCTPLSSIEYARHAGDCFILPRLSIASDGRVASVLFFSHLPVTELEGKRVCVTTASATSVVLLRVLFEHYYHVEVELYPVKADLKAMLEIGDGALLIGDDAMLAHQQVIGEGMPLFITDLGQAWKDFTGEKMVYALWVIRREFAEAHPRGATALAELLYHSLEIGMGNLPALVKKAHRRTGLPLMVLEDYFHTIRYDFDWDYRRALLTFYDYAYKSGIIEERVKLSVWGEDKCQK from the coding sequence GTGACCAGGTTGCGCCTGGGGCAGATAGAATACCTGAACTGTCTGCCGGTCTACCATGCCCTTGAGGAAGGGTTACTTCCATTGGACGGGGAACTGATAAAGGGACCCCCTACCAGGTTAAACCGCATGTTTTTCGAGGGAGATCTCCACTGCACCCCTCTTTCGTCCATTGAATACGCCCGCCACGCCGGGGATTGTTTCATTTTACCCCGCCTATCCATAGCAAGCGACGGCAGGGTGGCCAGCGTCCTTTTCTTCAGCCACCTCCCGGTTACCGAACTGGAGGGAAAAAGGGTTTGCGTAACCACGGCCTCGGCTACCTCCGTGGTTTTACTGCGTGTCCTCTTTGAACATTACTACCACGTGGAAGTAGAACTCTACCCGGTGAAAGCGGATTTAAAGGCCATGCTGGAAATAGGGGACGGGGCACTGCTCATTGGTGACGACGCCATGCTGGCCCACCAGCAGGTAATCGGGGAGGGCATGCCGTTGTTCATCACCGACCTGGGTCAGGCCTGGAAAGACTTCACCGGGGAAAAGATGGTTTATGCCCTGTGGGTGATCAGGCGGGAATTTGCCGAAGCCCACCCCCGGGGAGCCACCGCCCTGGCCGAACTGCTCTACCACTCCCTGGAAATAGGCATGGGGAATTTGCCCGCGCTTGTTAAAAAAGCACACCGGCGCACAGGGCTACCCCTGATGGTACTGGAAGATTATTTTCACACCATCCGTTACGACTTTGACTGGGACTACCGCCGGGCATTGCTCACTTTTTATGATTATGCCTACAAGAGCGGCATCATCGAAGAAAGAGTTAAGCTCTCGGTCTGGGGTGAAGACAAGTGCCAGAAGTAA
- the mqnC gene encoding cyclic dehypoxanthinyl futalosine synthase, producing MPEVTALLEKAAAGERLSLEEGVEILKKADLLALARAADQVRRRMHPENRVTFIIDRNINYTNVCQCRCRFCAFYRHPQDPDAYIITKEELFQKIEETIRAGGTELLIQGGLHPDLGLDYYLDMLHSIKERFNIHLHSFSPPEIVHMARKSGLPVKEVLARLREAGLDSLPGGGAEILVDRVRRIVSPHKVSWTEWMEVMRSAHNLGMKSTATMMFGHMETPEERVLHMVRVRELQDETRGFTAFIPWSFQPQNTELGGETATGVDYLRTLAIARLMLDNVPNLQVSWVTQGAKIAQIALFFGANDFGSTMLEENVVRAAGVNYRVPLPEIIRCIRDAGFTPAQRTTLYEIIREY from the coding sequence GTGCCAGAAGTAACGGCTCTGCTGGAGAAAGCCGCGGCGGGAGAAAGGCTCTCCCTGGAAGAAGGGGTGGAAATCCTCAAAAAGGCCGACCTTTTAGCCCTGGCCAGGGCGGCCGACCAGGTGCGCCGTAGAATGCATCCGGAAAACCGGGTGACTTTCATCATTGACCGCAACATTAATTATACCAACGTATGCCAGTGTCGGTGCCGTTTTTGCGCCTTTTATCGCCACCCGCAAGATCCTGATGCCTATATAATTACTAAGGAAGAACTTTTTCAGAAGATCGAGGAAACCATCCGGGCGGGAGGCACTGAACTGCTCATCCAGGGGGGTCTGCACCCCGATTTGGGCCTGGACTACTACCTGGACATGCTGCATTCCATAAAGGAACGTTTCAATATCCATCTTCACTCCTTCTCGCCGCCGGAGATAGTACACATGGCCAGGAAGTCCGGCCTGCCGGTAAAGGAGGTACTGGCCCGGTTGAGAGAAGCCGGCCTGGATTCCCTGCCCGGGGGAGGGGCGGAGATACTGGTGGACCGCGTCCGCCGGATTGTCAGCCCGCACAAGGTTTCCTGGACCGAATGGATGGAGGTAATGCGCTCTGCCCACAACCTGGGGATGAAAAGCACCGCCACCATGATGTTTGGTCATATGGAAACTCCGGAAGAACGGGTGCTGCACATGGTGCGGGTGCGTGAGCTTCAGGACGAAACCCGCGGGTTTACCGCCTTTATCCCCTGGAGCTTCCAGCCCCAAAATACCGAGTTGGGGGGAGAAACGGCTACCGGGGTGGATTATCTGCGCACCCTGGCCATAGCCAGGCTGATGCTGGACAACGTGCCCAACCTCCAGGTTTCTTGGGTCACCCAGGGAGCCAAAATAGCCCAGATAGCCCTCTTCTTTGGAGCCAATGATTTCGGCAGCACCATGCTGGAGGAAAATGTGGTCCGGGCAGCGGGAGTGAACTACCGGGTGCCGCTGCCGGAAATAATCCGCTGCATCAGGGATGCGGGGTTCACCCCGGCCCAGCGCACCACTTTATATGAGATCATCCGGGAATATTGA
- the selA gene encoding L-seryl-tRNA(Sec) selenium transferase, which produces MANREALRKLPAVDEVLRSPEMAALLAEKPRNLVVETVRQVLDRWRQAFLTVGAEDEMGREEITSRVVSEVIRETARRSRPNLRRVINATGVVLHTNLGRAVLAPAARTAVEMVASGYCNLELDLQSGRRGSRYAPLEGLLTSLTGAEAAMVVNNNAAAVLLALSTLARGREVIVSRGQLVEIGGSFRIPEVMAQSGATLVEVGATNKTYPHDYRRAITDRTALLLHVHTSNYRLVGFVREITVNELVLLGKEYGLPVMSDLGSGFLVDLSHFGLPAEPTVQEVVASGADVVTFSGDKLLGGPQAGIIVGRREYIEKMKKNPLTRAIRIDKFTVAALEATLRVYLEPDRALGHIPTLRMLTVGITELEERARKLAEQLRHMVGEQAVIEVEPVISRVGGGAMPTADLPSIAVTVQPRQTDCENLARILRAGEPAVMGRVQDDRLILDMRTVLPGEVEILAKAITAALQPGKEVER; this is translated from the coding sequence ATGGCCAATAGGGAAGCTTTACGCAAACTACCGGCAGTGGACGAAGTATTGCGCTCACCGGAAATGGCTGCCCTGCTGGCGGAAAAGCCCCGCAACCTGGTGGTAGAAACGGTCCGGCAAGTTTTAGATCGCTGGCGCCAGGCCTTTTTAACGGTTGGGGCAGAGGATGAGATGGGGCGCGAAGAAATTACCAGCCGGGTAGTGAGCGAAGTGATCCGGGAAACCGCCCGTCGCTCCCGGCCAAATTTGCGCCGGGTGATCAATGCCACGGGAGTAGTGTTGCATACAAACCTGGGCCGGGCCGTGCTGGCCCCTGCCGCCCGGACCGCGGTAGAAATGGTAGCTTCCGGCTATTGCAACCTGGAACTGGATCTCCAGAGCGGTCGCCGGGGTTCCCGTTATGCTCCCCTGGAAGGGTTGCTGACCAGTCTGACCGGTGCGGAGGCAGCCATGGTGGTGAATAACAATGCCGCCGCCGTTTTGCTCGCCCTGAGCACCCTGGCCCGGGGCCGGGAGGTTATTGTCTCCCGGGGGCAACTGGTAGAAATTGGAGGTTCTTTTCGCATTCCAGAAGTAATGGCCCAAAGCGGAGCCACCCTGGTGGAGGTGGGAGCAACCAACAAGACCTATCCCCATGATTACCGCCGGGCCATTACCGACCGGACCGCTCTTCTCTTGCATGTTCATACCAGCAACTACCGCCTGGTAGGTTTCGTACGGGAAATCACCGTTAACGAACTTGTCCTGTTGGGCAAAGAATATGGTTTGCCGGTAATGAGCGACCTGGGCAGTGGTTTTCTGGTTGATCTAAGCCACTTTGGACTCCCTGCAGAACCAACGGTACAGGAAGTCGTTGCCTCCGGGGCCGATGTGGTCACCTTTTCCGGCGACAAGCTTTTAGGTGGCCCCCAGGCGGGCATTATCGTAGGCCGGCGCGAGTACATCGAAAAGATGAAGAAAAATCCCCTGACCCGGGCCATACGCATTGACAAGTTTACCGTCGCCGCCCTGGAAGCCACCCTGCGGGTCTACCTTGAACCCGACCGGGCCCTTGGCCACATCCCTACCCTACGCATGCTCACCGTAGGCATCACAGAACTGGAAGAACGGGCCCGGAAACTGGCGGAGCAATTGCGCCATATGGTCGGGGAACAAGCCGTCATTGAGGTAGAACCTGTCATTTCCCGGGTAGGAGGAGGGGCCATGCCTACGGCCGACCTGCCCTCCATTGCCGTAACAGTACAACCCCGGCAAACGGATTGCGAGAATCTGGCCAGGATCTTGCGGGCCGGGGAACCGGCGGTCATGGGCCGGGTACAGGATGACCGGTTGATCCTGGACATGCGCACGGTTTTACCTGGAGAAGTGGAGATTTTGGCTAAAGCAATCACGGCAGCACTTCAACCAGGGAAGGAGGTCGAAAGGTGA